Proteins from a single region of Terriglobales bacterium:
- the ispF gene encoding 2-C-methyl-D-erythritol 2,4-cyclodiphosphate synthase, translated as MRIGYGWDSHEFKNGIPLRIGGVNIAHPKGLAGHSDGDVLLHALTDALLGAIAAGDIGTYFPPSDARWKGADSSVFLQTALEHVRRAGYSIANVDSTLILQEPKIGPHAALIQRRVAELLGIASDSVGVKAKTPEGMGTENAAIAHVIVLLTKEPGKRRRHAEAMEAVPQPVVDSVAEELVESASTQRKKK; from the coding sequence ATGCGTATTGGATACGGTTGGGATTCGCACGAATTCAAGAACGGCATCCCGCTGCGGATCGGCGGAGTGAACATCGCTCACCCCAAGGGATTGGCGGGACACTCCGACGGTGATGTGTTGCTGCACGCGCTCACCGACGCGTTACTGGGGGCGATCGCAGCCGGCGACATCGGCACCTACTTCCCGCCCTCCGATGCGCGATGGAAGGGCGCCGACTCCAGCGTGTTCCTGCAGACGGCGCTCGAACACGTGCGGCGGGCGGGCTACTCGATCGCCAACGTGGATTCGACGCTGATCCTGCAGGAGCCGAAGATTGGGCCGCACGCGGCGTTGATCCAACGCCGGGTTGCGGAACTGTTGGGCATTGCTTCCGACTCGGTCGGGGTGAAAGCCAAGACGCCGGAGGGCATGGGCACGGAGAACGCGGCCATCGCGCACGTCATCGTGCTGCTTACGAAGGAGCCTGGAAAACGCCGCCGCCACGCCGAAGCGATGGAGGCAGTGCCGCAGCCGGTAGTGGATTCGGTGGCGGAAGAGCTGGTGGAAAGCGCGTCCACGCAGCGGAAGAAGAAATAA
- a CDS encoding dihydroorotase, with protein sequence MAKKHKPARRAAPRREPSRPTRRDENPSPNSLLIRGGHVIDPAANIDAEVDLLLRDGRIAEVAPRSKLIGRAAETLDARGLIVAPGFIDLHVHLREPGQSHKETIATGTAAAAAGGFTSLCAMPNTSPVNDSVEITTWMQQAARGAVVNVFPIAAATSGSNGEQLTDFFALQRAGAVAFTDDGRPILDERLMREALNLGARLRIPVIQHAEDTRLTAGATMNEGPTAFRLGLRGMTAEAESKIVERDIELARATQGHLHVAHLSTAAALKAVRRGKRDRIRVTCEVTPHHFTLLDENIGDYDANFKMNPPLRSTADREALLAALVDGAIDAIATDHAPHAAHEKQVEFDRAPFGIIGLETALALAITRLQREKNLPLRRIVELLSTNPARIMNLRGRGSLAPGSHADVVIFDAKKRWTYNASNSRSKSRNTPFDGWTFTGKVMATIVSGNFVYRSE encoded by the coding sequence ATGGCCAAGAAACATAAACCCGCGCGCCGCGCAGCGCCTCGCCGCGAGCCCAGCCGTCCAACCCGCCGTGACGAGAATCCTTCGCCCAACTCTCTGCTCATCCGCGGCGGGCACGTCATCGATCCGGCCGCCAACATCGATGCCGAAGTCGATCTCCTTCTTCGCGACGGTCGCATTGCCGAGGTCGCGCCTCGTTCCAAGCTGATCGGACGCGCTGCGGAAACCCTCGATGCGCGCGGACTCATCGTGGCGCCCGGCTTCATCGATCTCCACGTCCACCTGCGTGAACCCGGCCAATCGCACAAGGAAACCATAGCCACCGGCACCGCGGCCGCGGCGGCGGGCGGATTCACCTCCCTTTGCGCCATGCCCAACACCTCGCCGGTGAACGACTCGGTCGAAATCACCACGTGGATGCAGCAGGCCGCTCGCGGCGCCGTGGTGAACGTCTTTCCCATCGCCGCCGCCACCAGCGGCAGCAACGGCGAACAGCTCACGGACTTTTTCGCTCTGCAGCGCGCCGGCGCCGTCGCCTTCACCGACGACGGACGCCCCATCCTCGATGAGCGCCTCATGCGCGAAGCGCTCAACCTGGGCGCGCGTCTGAGAATACCTGTCATTCAGCACGCCGAGGACACGCGCCTGACCGCTGGTGCAACCATGAACGAGGGGCCCACCGCGTTCCGTCTCGGCCTGCGCGGCATGACAGCCGAGGCTGAATCCAAGATCGTCGAGCGCGACATCGAACTGGCGCGCGCCACCCAGGGCCACCTGCACGTCGCGCATCTCTCGACCGCCGCCGCGCTCAAGGCGGTGCGGCGCGGAAAGCGCGACCGCATTCGGGTCACTTGCGAGGTAACGCCCCACCACTTCACACTGCTCGACGAAAACATCGGCGACTACGATGCCAACTTCAAGATGAACCCGCCGCTGCGCTCCACCGCCGATCGGGAAGCGCTTCTCGCCGCCCTGGTGGATGGCGCCATTGACGCCATTGCCACCGACCATGCGCCGCATGCCGCCCACGAAAAGCAGGTCGAGTTCGACCGTGCTCCCTTCGGCATTATCGGTTTGGAAACTGCGCTTGCCCTTGCGATCACCCGCCTGCAGCGCGAAAAAAATCTGCCGCTTCGCCGCATCGTCGAACTGCTTTCCACCAATCCGGCGCGCATCATGAACCTGCGCGGCCGCGGGTCACTCGCCCCCGGCTCCCACGCCGACGTCGTAATCTTCGACGCCAAGAAACGCTGGACCTACAACGCCTCCAACTCGCGCTCCAAGTCCCGCAATACTCCCTTCGACGGCTGGACCTTCACCGGCAAGGTGATGGCAACCATCGTGAGCGGGAATTTCGTGTACAGAAGTGAATAA
- a CDS encoding zinc ribbon domain-containing protein, whose product MEHLCHQCGAAVEDGTAFCKHCGAPQIRIAGEEPSTEPLPPGTPDDVQPPAEPVPLGAVAPTGPQSLDWSQAVPSAAAAGLFLAVSAVIPTLGFLFWLVAGGTLGVLIYRRRASHPALTAGLGARIGAVTGLFGFVIFAVIVGLELLATRGSGHFRELLQQVVQQAAARNGDPRAQQAIQTLMTPAGLALLFTVVLVFLLVAFLALSSIGGALGAWLLGKGSGDAER is encoded by the coding sequence ATGGAACATCTTTGTCATCAGTGCGGGGCGGCGGTCGAAGATGGCACGGCCTTTTGCAAGCATTGCGGCGCTCCCCAGATTCGCATTGCCGGCGAAGAACCTTCCACCGAACCGCTGCCGCCCGGCACCCCGGATGACGTGCAACCGCCCGCGGAACCGGTACCCTTGGGCGCTGTGGCGCCGACTGGACCTCAAAGCCTGGATTGGTCACAAGCCGTGCCGTCGGCTGCCGCGGCTGGACTCTTTCTGGCTGTCTCGGCGGTCATCCCGACACTGGGGTTTCTTTTCTGGCTGGTTGCCGGCGGGACCCTCGGCGTCCTGATCTATCGCCGCCGGGCCAGTCACCCGGCGCTCACGGCCGGCCTCGGTGCCCGGATCGGCGCGGTCACCGGGCTCTTTGGCTTCGTTATCTTCGCCGTCATTGTTGGACTGGAGCTGCTGGCCACCCGGGGCAGTGGACATTTCCGCGAACTGCTCCAGCAGGTGGTCCAACAGGCCGCTGCCCGCAATGGCGACCCCCGGGCTCAGCAAGCCATTCAGACCTTGATGACCCCCGCCGGTCTTGCCCTTCTCTTCACCGTCGTTCTCGTGTTCCTCCTGGTTGCCTTCCTTGCCCTCTCCAGCATCGGCGGCGCACTCGGCGCCTGGCTGCTCGGCAAGGGTTCCGGCGATGCCGAGAGGTGA
- a CDS encoding aspartate carbamoyltransferase catalytic subunit: protein MRLAKRFQRARPRPLFKEKRVALLFYESSTRTRISFEFAAKVLGATTTIVHATASSVEKGESLIDTGLTIRALGAQVIIIRHPSSGAPHVLARHVDVPVINAGDGMHEHPSQALLDAYTILQHKRMLRGLRVAIIGDIYHSRVARSEVHLLGRFGARVMLCGPPELAPDSAASLAPGIQVTRNIGEAMRGADVVMVLRIQKERLAGKQISLDQYISQFQVTPERLGLAKRDAILMHPGPIIRGMELSGELADTPQSVVLEQVANGVPVRMAILARALEIKVP from the coding sequence CTGCGGCTCGCCAAACGCTTTCAACGCGCCCGTCCGCGCCCCCTGTTCAAGGAAAAACGCGTAGCCCTGCTCTTCTACGAGTCTTCCACCCGCACCCGCATTTCCTTCGAATTCGCCGCCAAGGTCCTGGGCGCCACCACCACCATCGTCCACGCCACTGCCTCCAGCGTCGAAAAAGGCGAATCGCTCATCGACACCGGGCTCACCATCCGCGCCCTCGGCGCGCAAGTCATCATCATCCGCCATCCCTCCTCGGGCGCGCCCCACGTCCTGGCGCGCCACGTGGACGTGCCGGTCATCAATGCCGGCGATGGCATGCACGAACACCCTTCGCAGGCGCTGCTCGATGCTTACACCATTTTGCAGCATAAGAGAATGCTGCGCGGCTTGCGCGTGGCCATCATCGGCGACATCTATCACAGCCGCGTCGCGCGCTCCGAGGTCCACCTGCTCGGCCGTTTCGGAGCCCGGGTGATGCTATGCGGTCCGCCCGAACTCGCGCCCGATTCCGCCGCCAGCCTCGCTCCCGGGATTCAGGTGACGCGTAATATCGGCGAAGCCATGCGCGGCGCCGACGTGGTCATGGTCCTGCGCATCCAGAAGGAGCGCCTCGCGGGCAAGCAAATCAGCTTGGATCAATACATCTCGCAATTTCAGGTCACTCCGGAGCGGTTGGGCCTGGCCAAACGCGACGCCATCCTGATGCACCCGGGTCCCATCATTCGCGGCATGGAATTGTCCGGGGAACTGGCCGACACGCCGCAGTCGGTGGTGCTGGAACAGGTCGCGAACGGTGTCCCGGTACGCATGGCGATCCTGGCCCGCGCGCTGGAAATCAAGGTTCCTTAG
- the queA gene encoding tRNA preQ1(34) S-adenosylmethionine ribosyltransferase-isomerase QueA codes for MLVSEFDYLLPEELIAQAPLADRAASRMLHLVRECGMVEDRQFREFPNLLRADDLVVFNDTRVFPARLYGRRSGSRAHAVGSHNRAAKEFLRGRVEALLTGPARSTVDGQPSMADSPLVWNALVRPGRKIGVGEKLFFGDHDELRAEVVGRGEFGERTLRFEPIEDFFSVIEKIGHVPLPPYIARPDERGDRDRYQTIYARNRGSVAAPTAGLHFTPEILEQMKARGIETAEITLHVGLGTFQPVHVDRVEQHQLHREWYSISEKAASAINAALKQGRRVVAVGTTTVRTLEYAAARSQESGRGLQRIEPGNGEADIFIYPGFKFLVVGAMLTNFHLPKSTLLMLVSAFAGREVVLDAYRHAVEGKYRFYSYGDCMLVE; via the coding sequence GTGCTGGTCTCAGAGTTCGATTACCTCCTACCGGAAGAGCTGATTGCGCAGGCGCCTCTGGCGGACAGGGCGGCCTCGCGGATGCTGCACCTGGTACGCGAGTGCGGCATGGTTGAGGACCGGCAGTTCCGCGAATTTCCCAACCTCCTGCGGGCGGACGACCTGGTGGTGTTCAACGACACGCGCGTGTTTCCGGCGAGGTTATATGGCAGGAGGAGCGGGTCGAGGGCGCATGCGGTAGGCAGCCACAACCGGGCAGCGAAGGAATTCCTGCGCGGGAGGGTGGAGGCGCTGCTGACGGGGCCGGCCAGGTCGACGGTCGACGGTCAACCGTCGATGGCCGACAGCCCTCTGGTGTGGAATGCGCTGGTGAGGCCCGGCCGGAAAATCGGAGTCGGGGAGAAGCTTTTCTTTGGCGACCATGACGAACTCCGGGCGGAAGTGGTTGGGCGCGGGGAGTTCGGTGAGCGGACATTGCGGTTTGAGCCGATCGAGGATTTCTTCAGCGTGATTGAGAAAATCGGGCACGTTCCGCTTCCACCCTACATTGCGCGGCCGGATGAGCGCGGGGACCGGGACCGATATCAGACGATCTATGCGCGCAATCGCGGATCGGTGGCGGCGCCGACCGCGGGGCTGCACTTCACGCCGGAGATCCTGGAGCAGATGAAGGCGCGGGGAATTGAGACGGCGGAGATCACGCTCCACGTCGGGTTAGGCACCTTTCAGCCGGTGCACGTGGACAGGGTGGAGCAGCACCAGCTGCACCGGGAGTGGTACAGCATCTCGGAGAAGGCCGCGAGCGCGATCAACGCGGCATTGAAGCAGGGCAGGAGAGTGGTGGCGGTGGGAACAACCACGGTGAGGACGCTGGAGTACGCGGCTGCCAGGAGCCAGGAGTCAGGACGCGGGCTTCAGCGGATCGAGCCGGGAAACGGTGAGGCCGATATTTTCATTTATCCGGGTTTCAAGTTTCTCGTGGTGGGGGCGATGCTGACGAACTTTCATCTGCCGAAATCGACGCTGCTGATGCTGGTGAGCGCCTTTGCGGGAAGGGAGGTCGTGCTGGACGCATACCGCCACGCTGTAGAGGGGAAGTACAGGTTCTATTCGTACGGGGATTGTATGTTGGTGGAATAA
- the pyrR gene encoding bifunctional pyr operon transcriptional regulator/uracil phosphoribosyltransferase PyrR, with the protein MSTPKLRLKAQLMSASEIERTLVRLAHEIIEKNNGIKDLALVGIKRRGVPIAQRLGRIIQRIEGTTVPVGILDISLYRDDLSTVGPKPVVQKADIGCPVTDMNIVLCDDVLYTGRTTRAALDALVDHGRPSRVQLLVLIDRGHRELPIEAGFVGRTVQTTRNEIIEVKLQETDGMEKVLLVEKET; encoded by the coding sequence ATGTCCACGCCAAAGCTGCGCCTGAAGGCCCAATTGATGTCCGCATCCGAGATCGAGCGCACCCTGGTGCGGCTGGCCCACGAAATCATCGAAAAAAATAACGGCATCAAGGACCTTGCACTGGTCGGGATCAAGCGTCGCGGCGTTCCCATCGCGCAACGGCTCGGCAGGATCATTCAGCGAATTGAAGGCACCACGGTCCCGGTGGGCATTTTGGACATCTCGCTCTACCGCGATGACCTGTCGACCGTTGGACCCAAGCCGGTGGTCCAGAAAGCGGATATCGGCTGTCCGGTCACCGATATGAACATCGTCCTCTGCGACGACGTCCTGTACACCGGGCGCACCACGCGCGCCGCGCTCGATGCCCTGGTCGACCACGGCCGGCCCAGCCGCGTGCAGCTTCTGGTGCTCATCGACCGCGGCCATCGCGAGTTGCCGATTGAAGCCGGCTTTGTCGGACGCACCGTGCAGACCACGCGCAACGAGATTATCGAGGTCAAGCTCCAGGAAACCGACGGCATGGAGAAAGTTCTGCTGGTGGAGAAGGAAACCTGA
- a CDS encoding diguanylate cyclase has product MDNVFIGIVIVPGIFALLFFFVFSYLYGQARERYFRAWQYAWGAYCLQYAVLAWTFFGHESVYAYLASKLLFCGVAFAIYISTRLVQEDDRLHWSDALFAAGAILLIVHDVLAHFDNGHFQAAARPHLELEAGLAFVLAFSAVRFYRLGSQRDALGLRLLAASLLLWVPLLVVRQFQTFFEGYFGRAGHFLGTMPQMLVGVAMIIVLFEHERRLVQENALVFSTLDVDNTSLLSPAEASPAMLKVLDRLMRLCHSDRAAMYISERWRTVLPSVAQGFDPQFMAALENDGTGEYLSDVAFRRGGLATFRDIAKMSEPLPAGSPRRFERCQELLQGYGVQSASAVSLQTRNHNFGVVVIPHQSRKMLGTSLVRLLLGVTMQIGLTLENYVVMNDAKRRTREYELLTQMGQVISSRLDPDEVLRSIHKELGLLFDTETFYVAFLDGDEVRFDFECVKGEIRPKRSRKVGNALPDSVIRSGQPLLVRSDMETVRARLGLTFVPDIPAKSCCAVPIFTNNRSVGMMAAVNFEREFVYEQRDLELLQTAAGQVAVAMENARLFKEEQRRSRYLDFLNTVSKTAISSEDAEQMLAEMAGEIHKNFDFEHIGIGMLDYVTKEIEIKVEAGSTASCAGRRIPLGAGIIGRCARSSEMILIQDGDAKHAGILPDARSILCLPLTYGESLLGILNIEAHRPKAFADQEVLILRTLADLLATALHNAFVFQKLQQQSITDSLTGIKTRRFFLENLQTEWKRASRSGRPFSVVLVDLDKFKEVNDTSGHLEGDLVLARVGRLLEQKSRQSNVVARYGGDEFVILMPETGVEQAQILSERLRLWLATDPMLMERNITGSFGVASFPLHGASAEEVLRVADAGMYVSKRGGGNCVSIAEEFLGAGSAVAQRQLLTAYIEGFLQREHSGPESVQELTATLKKMCAAAESRESLMDALFALSRASEGREVHASGLGEACAREVEALGRELGMREDELMDVVYAARVHDLGKLILPEKILCKPGPLTEDEFYLVKMHSQVGAEILSSIPDSDRLREIVKHHHERFDGTGYPDGLRGEEIPLGSRMLSVVDGYLTMMTDRPFAPRLSHPEAMAELERCSGTQFDGMLVRLFLSQLRGKRKSVASSQ; this is encoded by the coding sequence ATGGACAACGTATTCATCGGGATTGTCATTGTCCCGGGCATCTTTGCCCTGCTGTTTTTCTTTGTCTTCAGCTATCTCTACGGGCAGGCCCGGGAACGTTATTTCCGCGCTTGGCAGTATGCCTGGGGCGCCTATTGCCTGCAGTACGCGGTGCTGGCCTGGACTTTTTTCGGTCACGAGAGTGTGTACGCCTACCTGGCTTCGAAGCTGCTGTTCTGCGGCGTAGCTTTTGCCATCTACATTTCTACTCGCCTGGTGCAGGAGGACGACCGTCTCCACTGGTCCGACGCACTGTTTGCCGCCGGCGCCATCCTGCTCATCGTTCACGACGTGCTCGCGCATTTCGACAACGGTCACTTTCAGGCCGCCGCGCGACCGCACCTGGAACTGGAAGCTGGCCTTGCCTTCGTGCTGGCGTTCAGCGCCGTCCGCTTTTACCGGCTGGGATCGCAGCGTGACGCGCTAGGGCTGCGACTGCTGGCGGCGTCGCTGTTGCTGTGGGTGCCGCTGCTGGTGGTGCGCCAGTTCCAGACTTTCTTCGAAGGCTACTTCGGCCGCGCCGGTCATTTCCTCGGCACCATGCCGCAGATGCTGGTCGGCGTCGCCATGATCATTGTGCTGTTCGAGCACGAACGCCGCCTGGTGCAGGAGAACGCGCTGGTCTTCTCGACACTCGACGTGGACAACACATCGTTGCTCAGTCCGGCGGAAGCTTCGCCGGCGATGCTAAAAGTGTTGGACCGCCTGATGCGGTTGTGCCACAGCGATCGCGCCGCGATGTATATCTCCGAGCGCTGGCGGACGGTGCTGCCGTCGGTCGCTCAAGGCTTCGATCCGCAATTCATGGCTGCCTTGGAGAACGACGGCACCGGCGAATATCTCAGCGACGTGGCCTTTCGGCGCGGCGGTCTTGCTACCTTTCGCGACATCGCAAAAATGAGTGAGCCGCTTCCGGCCGGCTCTCCCCGACGTTTCGAGCGCTGCCAGGAGTTGCTGCAAGGTTACGGAGTGCAGAGCGCCAGCGCCGTCAGCTTGCAGACCCGCAACCATAACTTCGGCGTCGTCGTGATTCCCCATCAATCGCGCAAGATGCTGGGCACCTCGCTGGTGCGGCTGTTGCTCGGCGTGACCATGCAGATCGGGCTGACCCTGGAAAATTACGTGGTCATGAACGACGCCAAGCGGCGTACCCGCGAGTACGAACTGCTCACCCAGATGGGCCAGGTCATCAGTTCACGTCTCGATCCCGACGAGGTTCTCCGCTCCATCCACAAGGAACTGGGTCTCCTTTTCGACACCGAGACCTTCTACGTCGCATTCCTCGACGGGGACGAAGTGCGTTTCGACTTCGAGTGTGTCAAGGGAGAGATTCGCCCCAAGCGCTCGCGCAAAGTCGGCAATGCCCTGCCCGACTCCGTAATCCGCAGTGGCCAGCCTTTGTTGGTCCGCTCTGACATGGAAACGGTTCGCGCTCGCCTCGGGCTCACCTTTGTGCCCGACATCCCGGCAAAAAGTTGTTGCGCGGTCCCCATCTTCACCAACAACCGCTCGGTTGGGATGATGGCGGCAGTGAACTTTGAGCGCGAGTTCGTTTACGAGCAGCGCGACCTCGAACTGCTCCAGACCGCGGCCGGCCAGGTCGCCGTCGCCATGGAGAACGCGCGCTTGTTCAAGGAAGAGCAGCGCCGCTCACGGTATCTCGACTTTCTGAACACTGTCTCCAAAACTGCCATTTCCAGCGAGGACGCCGAACAGATGCTGGCCGAGATGGCAGGCGAGATCCATAAGAACTTCGATTTCGAGCATATCGGCATTGGCATGCTCGATTATGTGACCAAGGAGATCGAGATTAAGGTGGAGGCGGGATCCACCGCGTCCTGCGCCGGCCGCCGCATCCCGCTGGGCGCCGGCATCATCGGCCGTTGCGCGCGCAGCAGCGAGATGATTCTCATCCAGGACGGAGACGCCAAGCACGCCGGCATCCTGCCCGACGCACGCTCTATTCTTTGTCTGCCGCTGACCTACGGCGAGAGCCTGCTCGGCATTCTGAATATCGAGGCACACCGCCCGAAGGCCTTTGCTGACCAGGAAGTGCTGATCCTCCGAACCCTCGCCGACCTGCTGGCCACTGCGCTGCATAATGCGTTCGTGTTCCAGAAACTGCAGCAGCAATCGATCACCGACAGCCTCACGGGCATCAAGACGCGCCGCTTCTTCCTAGAGAACCTGCAGACGGAGTGGAAACGCGCCTCGCGTTCCGGACGCCCCTTCTCGGTGGTGCTGGTTGACCTCGATAAGTTCAAGGAGGTGAACGACACCAGCGGCCACCTGGAAGGCGACCTCGTGCTCGCGAGAGTGGGCCGCTTGCTGGAGCAGAAGTCGCGACAGTCCAACGTCGTCGCCCGCTACGGCGGCGATGAATTCGTTATCCTCATGCCGGAAACCGGCGTCGAGCAGGCCCAGATTCTTTCCGAGCGCCTGCGCCTGTGGCTTGCAACGGATCCCATGCTGATGGAGCGCAACATTACCGGCAGCTTCGGCGTTGCCAGCTTCCCGCTACACGGCGCCTCCGCCGAGGAAGTGCTGCGCGTGGCCGACGCCGGCATGTATGTCTCCAAGCGCGGAGGCGGAAACTGTGTTTCGATCGCCGAGGAATTTCTCGGCGCCGGCAGCGCCGTGGCGCAACGGCAACTGCTCACCGCTTACATCGAAGGCTTTTTACAACGCGAGCACAGCGGGCCGGAGTCGGTCCAGGAACTGACCGCCACGCTGAAAAAGATGTGCGCTGCGGCTGAAAGCCGCGAATCGCTGATGGACGCGCTGTTTGCCCTCAGCCGGGCTTCGGAAGGACGCGAAGTGCACGCCTCCGGTCTCGGCGAGGCCTGCGCGCGCGAGGTCGAAGCCTTGGGACGCGAACTCGGCATGAGAGAGGACGAACTGATGGACGTCGTCTATGCCGCCCGCGTCCACGATCTCGGCAAACTCATCTTGCCGGAAAAGATTCTCTGCAAGCCCGGCCCGCTCACCGAGGACGAGTTCTACCTGGTGAAGATGCACTCGCAGGTCGGCGCAGAAATCCTCTCCAGCATCCCAGACAGCGACCGCCTGCGGGAGATCGTCAAGCACCATCATGAGCGCTTCGACGGAACCGGTTATCCCGACGGATTGCGCGGGGAAGAAATTCCTCTCGGATCGCGCATGTTGTCGGTAGTCGATGGTTATCTGACCATGATGACCGATCGGCCTTTCGCGCCTCGCTTGTCGCATCCGGAAGCCATGGCGGAACTGGAACGCTGCAGCGGCACCCAGTTCGACGGCATGCTGGTGCGGCTCTTCCTGTCACAGTTGCGGGGGAAGAGGAAATCGGTCGCCAGCAGCCAATAG
- a CDS encoding PIN domain-containing protein, producing MDIAFIRIIFVIVVAAVSYFLRPFNLSPVMDAAVGAAIGLAIVLFEMRLRQISLKRLIGAAIGSVLGIFGAYLFSLVIRNSIHPGATQSFLQLIVILLMAYVGLIVGANKGDLLNLSALGGIFGGEKQGKRSYKILDTSVIIDGRIADIAETGFLDGVLVIPQFVLRELQLVADSADSLKRNRGRRGLDILQRIQKIATLQVQIVEDDFPAVREVDMKLIELAKLMEGKIVTNDFNLNKVAQLQGVEVLNINELANSLKPIVLPGEGMRVFILKEGKEYNQGVAYLDDGTMVVVDNARKMIGKTVDIAVTSVLQTTAGKMIFGKFDERAAARTEPPRAAVNARPGHPQPAGPPQPSSGTQSAPVAAERPLEG from the coding sequence TTGGATATTGCCTTCATACGCATAATTTTTGTGATCGTTGTGGCCGCCGTCAGTTACTTCCTGCGGCCCTTCAATCTATCGCCGGTGATGGATGCGGCAGTGGGCGCCGCCATCGGTCTCGCCATCGTGCTGTTCGAGATGCGGCTGCGGCAAATCAGCCTGAAACGCTTGATCGGCGCAGCCATTGGGAGCGTTCTCGGAATCTTTGGCGCCTACCTGTTCAGCCTGGTCATCCGCAATTCCATTCATCCCGGGGCGACGCAGAGCTTTCTGCAATTAATCGTCATTCTGTTGATGGCATACGTAGGGCTGATTGTTGGCGCCAACAAGGGCGACCTGCTGAACCTGTCGGCCTTGGGAGGGATCTTCGGCGGCGAAAAGCAGGGCAAGAGAAGCTACAAGATCTTGGATACGAGCGTCATCATCGATGGCCGGATCGCCGACATCGCCGAAACCGGGTTTCTCGACGGTGTGCTGGTGATCCCCCAATTCGTGCTGCGCGAGCTGCAACTGGTGGCCGACAGCGCCGATTCCCTGAAGCGAAACCGGGGGCGGCGCGGGCTGGATATCCTGCAGCGCATCCAGAAGATCGCCACTCTGCAAGTACAGATCGTGGAAGACGATTTTCCCGCGGTTCGAGAAGTGGACATGAAGCTGATCGAACTGGCCAAGCTGATGGAAGGGAAGATCGTGACCAACGACTTCAACCTGAACAAGGTGGCGCAGTTGCAGGGCGTGGAAGTACTGAACATCAACGAACTGGCCAATTCGTTGAAGCCGATCGTGCTGCCCGGCGAGGGCATGCGCGTCTTCATCCTCAAGGAAGGCAAGGAATACAACCAGGGGGTCGCGTACCTGGACGACGGGACCATGGTCGTGGTGGACAACGCGCGCAAGATGATCGGCAAGACGGTGGACATCGCCGTGACCTCGGTCCTGCAAACCACGGCGGGAAAGATGATCTTTGGCAAGTTCGACGAGCGGGCGGCAGCAAGAACCGAGCCGCCGCGCGCAGCGGTCAACGCGCGTCCGGGCCATCCTCAGCCCGCAGGCCCACCGCAGCCTTCCAGCGGAACCCAGTCCGCGCCGGTTGCAGCCGAGAGGCCGCTGGAAGGGTAA
- the ispD gene encoding 2-C-methyl-D-erythritol 4-phosphate cytidylyltransferase produces the protein MSVIVIIPAAGLGTRMAAAGARVIPAASKQFTELDGVPILIHTLRKFAGAPQVREIYLALRQPEAAVFEGRLAQERLGKPVRVVEGGEHRQESVANALAAVQAKADDIILVHDAVRPFVDEEIIFNVIDAAARHGAAIAGVPAVDTIKQVERTPEGAVVRATIPRAQIVMAQTPQGFRYEVLKQAFKEAAADGFTGTDEASLVERSGHDVVVVMGSPRNIKITTPADLELAEFFIEQEKTKA, from the coding sequence ATGAGCGTGATTGTCATCATTCCGGCAGCAGGGCTGGGTACGCGCATGGCCGCGGCCGGAGCGCGCGTGATACCGGCTGCGTCGAAGCAGTTCACGGAGTTAGACGGTGTACCGATCCTGATCCACACCCTTCGTAAGTTCGCGGGTGCACCACAGGTGCGGGAAATCTACCTGGCGTTACGACAACCGGAAGCCGCCGTTTTCGAGGGTCGGCTGGCACAAGAGAGGCTGGGCAAACCGGTGCGCGTGGTCGAGGGCGGCGAGCATCGGCAGGAGTCGGTAGCGAACGCGCTGGCCGCCGTGCAGGCCAAGGCCGACGACATCATCCTCGTGCACGACGCGGTGCGCCCATTCGTGGATGAAGAAATCATTTTCAACGTCATCGATGCGGCGGCGCGACACGGGGCAGCGATCGCCGGCGTTCCCGCGGTGGACACAATTAAGCAGGTGGAACGGACGCCCGAAGGTGCGGTGGTCCGGGCGACCATTCCGCGGGCGCAGATCGTGATGGCGCAGACCCCGCAGGGCTTCCGTTACGAAGTGCTCAAGCAAGCTTTCAAGGAAGCTGCCGCGGATGGATTCACCGGGACGGATGAGGCGTCGCTGGTGGAGCGGTCCGGGCACGACGTGGTGGTGGTGATGGGGTCGCCGCGAAATATCAAGATCACCACGCCGGCGGACCTGGAACTGGCGGAGTTCTTCATCGAACAGGAAAAAACAAAGGCTTAA